In Calonectris borealis chromosome Z, bCalBor7.hap1.2, whole genome shotgun sequence, a single genomic region encodes these proteins:
- the CTXN3 gene encoding cortexin-3: MMKRRRLWDYSFQLPWMMDGEIFTATLVPSGNMTPNSSMTLEQKTTFAFVILLFIFLGILIVRCFRILLDPYRSMPTSTWADGLDGLEKGQFDYALA, from the coding sequence ATGATGAAAAGAAGGCGATTGTGGGATTATTCGTTCCAGCTTCCCTGGATGATGGATGGAGAGATATTCACTGCCACTTTGGTGCCATCTGGGAACATGACACCAAATTCTAGCATGACCCTGGAACAGAAAACAACGTTTGCCTTtgtgattttattatttattttcttgggaATCCTCATTGTTCGCTGCTTCCGAATTCTCCTCGACCCCTACCGGAGTATGCCAACTTCAACCTGGGCTGATGGACTTGATGGATTGGAGAAAGGCCAGTTTGATTATGCTCTTGCTTAG